The Chitinophaga sp. Cy-1792 genome contains the following window.
AGGTCATCATCTTCCGATAATAGTTTTTTATTTTTTCCCGTATAGGATAATTGTTTAAGCAGATGGCTGATGAGCGCGATATGCGCTGCTTCTTTATCATCCGCATTTACAACATACCAGGGCGAATGCCTGAAATTTGTTTGCAGCAACATACGGTCGCGGGCCTTGGAATAAGCATGCCAGCGTTTTAGCGCCACTTCATCTATCGGACTCACTTTCCATTGTTTCAGCGGGTTTTCTTTCCGGTCTTCCATTCTTTTCCGTTGTTCTTTTTTGCTGATATCCAGGTAATATTTGAAGATGATTACACCGGCATCTGTCAGCATCTTCTCAAATAATTCCACTTCAGTGAAAAATGAAATGTATTCTTTGTCGGTGCAGAACCCCATGACTTTTTCAACACCGGCGCGGTTGTACCAGCTGCGGTTGAAGAGTACAAATTCCCCGGATGCAGGAAGATGGGAGGTATAACGCTGGTAATACCATTCCCGGCATTCTCTGTCTGATGGCTTGCTGAGGGCTACCACTTTGGTTTCCCGCGGACTGAGGTGTAATGTGATTGCTTTGATGGTGCCATCTTTTCCGGCAGCGTCCCTGCCTTCCAGTATCACCAGTAGTTTTAGCTGAGATGCAATAATTTCCTTCTGAAGTTTAACAAGTTCTATATAGAGTTTGAGGAGCTTTTTTTCTTGCTTCATAAAAGACTGATTTTGCTTTCAATAGTACAGCAAGAAGTATACTGAAATATATCAACCGCAGCCATGTGTGAGATACAGCCGCTACAGTGCACTGTGCCTATGTTAGCGAGAAATTAGTTATTTTGCAGTGAGATAATTAAACAGAGATAAAAATACTTATATGACTATAGACGAGAATTTGAATGCTAATTTGAACGAAGATCCGTATCAGAATTTACGCAGTTTGTTACAGCAGTCGTTAACGTTTCCGACGACTTATGTTTTTAAGTTTATCGTAAAGGCAGAAGAGGATAAGGAAGCAGCGCTGAAGGCGGTTTTCGCGCATAAGAAAAATACGATTACTACTACTGATTCTTCCGGTGGAAAATATAAATCTTTTACAGTAAATGCGCATGTGCAGAACGAGGAAGAAATCATTGAATACTATAAAGAAGTGTCGAAAATTGAGTCGGTGATTATGTTATAGGTGGTATGGCCGGATATCCTGCCGCAGGCAGAAATACGGCAGCTACTGATAAATAATGGCATCATGAAAACCACTATCCCCCGAATATTAGGCTGGCTGACAGGACTGGTCTTTTCAGTAACGGTGCAAGCCCAGGTCATTCCTGCAACAGGAAAGGTTCCTGCTGATTTTGTTCCGGCCGGCTGGAAGATTGTAGTGCAATCGGCCGGCGATCTGAATAAAGACAACCTGCCTGATATCGCAATGATTATCACGGATACGGATAAACGGAATTATCATAAAAACCCGGACCTGGGGGCAGATACCCTGAACCTGAACCCGCGGTGGCTGGTTATTCTCTTTCAGCAGCCGGGAGGCACTTATCAGCTGTCGGTGGTTAATAAGCGGTTCATTCCTGCTGCCAATGATGCAGAATCCCCTTGTCTGGATGACCCCCTCGGGGAGGCGCCTGATACCCTGATCCGCAACGGCCTGCTGACGGTTCATTTCAACTACTGGCTGAGTTGTGGCAGTTATGAAAGCAGCAATGCGACTTATGTTTTTCGTTATCAGCACCAGCATTTCGAGCTGATAGGCCTGGATACAGAATCGTATAGTCGTGCCAGTGGTGAGATGCTGGAGAACAGTGTCAACTTTTCTACCGGAAAGCGGAGCTATACGAGTGGGGGCAATATGTTTGAAGAGGCAAAGAATAAACCGGCAACCCGTTGGTACCCCCTCAGGAGCAGGAAGATATGGGTGTTGGATAATTTTTATGCAGATGATTTACCGGGTATCAGCGAATTATAATCATCTGCCTATATTACATGCTTCAAATACAATGATTTGTTAATATTTAGGACAATACTTGCCAATATTTGAGCGCTGTCTTAGATTGAGCAAAAATTGAAACAATAAGTTGGTACGAACGGCGTCGATAGCAATACTTTTCGTTTTTTTCTGCCTGGTGGCCAAGGCCCAACAGGTGCAGATCAGCGGCACCGTTTACGAACGTACCGCCAGGATAGGGCTTTCCGGTGTTAGTGTGAGAACAACTAATTCCGGCGTGGGAGCAGTCACCGATTCCAATGGGCATTATACCATTAAGCTGCCGGTGACAGATTCCCTGTATTTCTCCTACCAGGGGAAGGCGACCCAGAAGTTTGCCGTCAATGAGATTAACCCCTACAGAGCTTTTGATGCCAAGCTGCACGTCGATATACAGACGTTGCCCACCTTTGAGATCATTACCAGACCTAAGACATATAAGTTCGATTCCATCGAAAACCGGCGCGAGTACCGGAAATACTTCGATTTTTCTCCGGAATGGCTCACCAGTGGCAACGGAGGGGCCGGCGTCAACCTGGATGCGCTCTTTAGCATCGGTAAAATCAAGCGTGCACAGAACTTCCGTAAGCTTCTCCTGCGCGATGAGCAGGAAAAGTATGTGGACTACCGCTGGACCAAGTCGCTGGTAGGACGTATTACCGGTATGCAGGACCCCGCCCTGGACGGATTTATGCGCGAATACAGGCCTACCTACCTAATGCTGATGAGCTTCGAAAATGAATACGATTACCTGCGGTATATAAAGGAAATGGGAGACTACTACGCCGATTGGTGGAATAAGAACCATTTCGATCAGCCTGCCAGGAAGCAATAATTATTCTGATAGATACCTATTATTTATATTCTTTTTCTGATAGAAGAAGCTGGACTACTTTTGTGAAGCAAAACAAAAGGAAACACATGAAAAAGATATTTATAATCAATGGTGGTCAGTCTTTCGGGCATTCAGGCGGTCAGTTTAACCATACGGTTTCCCGTGAAACCGCCGCCTTTTTCCAGGATCAGCCTGGTTATGAAGTGCAACTGACAGATGTATCATCAGCCTATGACCCGGATGAAGAAGTAAAGAAATATTTGTGGGCAGATGTGATCATCTACCATTTCCCGGTATGGTGGTTTTCGCTGCCGCACGACCTTAAAAAATACATTGACGTAGTATTCACAGCGGGCCATGACAAAGGGTTATATACCAGCGACGGACGTTCTTCGCGCAATCCTGATATCAATTACGGAACCGGTGGTACCTTAAAAGGCCGCCAATATATGTTTACCAGCAGCTGGAATGCACCCGCAGCAGCTTTTACCTTACCAGGAGAATTTTTCCAGGAACGTAGTGTAGATGATGGTGTGTTGTTCGGGTTCCATCGGATGAATGCATTTTTAGGTTTGAGTCCGCTGGAAACCTTTCACTTCCATGATGTAGAGAAAAACGCAGATGTACCCAGAGATATGAAGCTGTACAAGGCGCACCTCCAGGCAGTATTTGCTACGGAAGCAGTAGCTACCGCATAAATATTATTCTATCTGAAATTCAGACAAATGAAAATATATCTTACCGCAATAATTAAGAGTAAGCCCGAATTCCGGGAAGAAGTACTGGCACAGTTACAGGAAATGGTTGTATCCACCAGGAAGGAAGCAGCTTGTCTGCAGTATGATCTGCACCAGGGCATTACAGACGAAAACCTGTTTGTCTTTTATGAGATCTGGCAGGATGAGGCAGGACTGGCGTTACACAATGAACAGCCCTATATCAAGGCATTTGGGGCGATGGCCGCAGATAAACTGGCCGCCACACCGGAAATTTTATTGACAAAGCTGCTGTAGTGCAGTAGTTACCGGTTGTTGCAATCAAAAACTTTTCGTTCGTCAGAGCGAAAAGTTTTTTTCGTAATATCGTAGAAATATCGATGTGCCCATGGACCTTATTAAACGCATTTGCTGCTGCCTGTTCCTGATCATTGCTACATCTTCCGTAACCTTTGCCCAGATGGGAAAAGCCCCGGTAACCGATATTACCGTGGATATACTGAACTGGGTGAAACACCTGGACAGCGGCCTCGATAAATACTATACTGCCGATAAGAGCCGTGACCTCTACGACAATTTCGGTTACCTCAAACAGGAACTGACTGAGTACCTGAATGACCGGAAAAAACTCTCCGACAGTCTTTTCAGAAATAATGTGAAACAGACAGGCAAGGCCGATCCGGTGGCCCTGGAAGGATTGCGCAAGAAAATGACCTATGTGATGGGGCGTATGCGTGATGTCACCGATCTCACCAACCAGGACCTGCGTGCAGAAGGGGATAAGCTGAACGATAAGATCTATAATATACTGACCAGTGACCAGCCTCAGTATTTATCCAATCTGGAGGCCTTTCTGGCGGGATATGAAGTTACCCAGAAAGATATTGCCATTGATGGCAGCGCCAAAACACAGCGTTTAGCCGAAAGCGTTAACCTGATCACTACAATTCAGGCTCGTATCAACAGAAAGAAATAGTACTTATTTCTTCCTGTTCTGTTCCCTGATATCGCTGATGTCATCGTCGTGGAAACCGCCTTGCAGCAGTACTTTCGCGATGAAATCACTTTTGCCTTCTACGTAGGCGTCTATGTCGTCATTAACGGTGGCGGCTAAACGTTCTTTGATGCGGGCATATTCTTCTTTCAGTTCCTGGTTATTACGCAGTGTGTCACGCAGCAGCAGGTGGTTCTGTAAGCTGGCGGCACCTTTAATACAGCAGTATAGGTGATGTGCCGGCCATTGGCGGCCTTCGGGCGTGTGCGGGATGTTGTCACTGCTGCGGCCGTACGCATACCTGTTTTTGATGCCAAGGTCGCCACGGAACTGATAGCCCAACTTTTCCAGTGCGGCGTTTACAAAAGGGAGCTGCGCTTCCGTTTCGATGACAAGATCAATATCCAGTATGGGTTTTGCCGGGAGTCCGGGTACAGCTGTACTGCCTACATGCTCCACGGCCAGGATATGGGGGCCCAGGGCCTGGCGATAAACCGCCGCCAATGCTGCAAACTGCAGGGGCCACTCCGGCTGATAGGGTACTACGGTGATTTTTTGTTGCATCCTGCAAAGGTAGCGTATCTGAAATATCGGCCAAAGCTGGTATCTTGCAGCAAATATGAAAATCTTCCATACCCAGAAAATCGGTCAGTACCACACCAACTTTTGTGAAGACGCCCTGATAACCGCACCCATAGGAACTTCCCATTATCTTTTTGCTGTAACAGACGGTTGCTCCATGGGCACCGACAGCCATATGATAGCCACCATTATCACGAAGCATTTGCGCGCAATAGCGGCAGGCGGACCCGTTTCAGCGCTGGCAGGAAACAGCAGCGTCCAGGAATTGCTGAAAGAAATCGTGTCGCAATTATTCAGCAGGTTGCAGCAAACACAATCCCTGCTTCAATTACAGCCGGATGAACTGATGGCGACCATACTACTCGCTGTACTGGATATCCCCAAAGCCACAGCCGCCTTCATTTGCATAGGAGACGGCGTGATTGCCGCAGACGGCCAGGTATATGAATATGACCAGGATAACAAGCCTGATTATCTCGGTTATCATCTGCATAAAACATTTGATACATGGTTTGCCGCACAAAAACAGCAGCTAACGTTGACGGGTATACGTGATTTTGCCATCAGTACAGATGGAGTGTATTCATTTAGTAAATACGACAACAGATTATATGAAGAAACCGGGGATGCCCTGCATTATCTGTTGCACGATACATCCGGGGCAGGCTCTGCGCATATGCTGAATGGCAAGGTAATAGAGATAGAAAGGGAATGGGGGTTGTTACCCGGGGATGATATCGCTATTGTGCGTGTAATGCTGAATGGTATTGGTTTTTAAGGATAATAAAAAAGATGAATAAAGATTATCAGTTATAACGTTTTTAGATGATGGATCGTGGTTACATTAATTTAACAGCGTGATTTTAACCATTTTTAAAAATTGGTTGTTAAACCTGTTACAGGGCTATATTTCAGGCCAGCACTTGTATATTATCCGTTAACTCAAAAATGGTTATTTTATGAACGCACTAGAGAAAAAAAATCGCGCAGTCAGTTATGATCCATGGCGTGATTTCTTTAGCTGGGAAAGTTTTATTCCATCGGAGCGTGGAGGTCGGAACCTGCCAGCAGTCAATATCAGCGAAGATGAAAAAAATTATGCAGTAGACGTGATTGCACCGGGCTTTAAGAAGGAAGACTTTAAAGTAAACGTAGATAATGATGTGATAACGATTAGTGCGGAAGCCAGGCACGAATCGGAAGATAAGGACGATAAGAAGCACTACAGTCGCAGAGAATACAGCTACAGTAGTTTCACCCGTTCATTCCGTTTACCTGAAAATACGAAGGATGACAGTATCACGGCCAGTTATACCGATGGCGTGCTTAAACTGTCGATTCCTAAAAGCAAGGAGCAGGTGAAAGCCTCCAAGCAAATTGCTATTAGCTAATCATTGATCTCGCAGGAAAAATGATACAGGGACTTCGCATCAGGTGAAGTCCCTGTTTATTTTAGTTTAGTGTGTACCGTCGCAACGGCGCAGCATGATAAAATGTTTAATACCTTTGAAATGGTCAGGGGTGGCCCATTGCAGTACAAAATCTTTCAGGATGGCATCACCTTCCGGCCATGGTTCATTATTGAGCAGACAATCGCTTCCCGTTATTTCAGATCCCTGTATACCATAATAAATCTTGATCCAGTTAAACTGCTGGTCAGGGATAATGGCGCTTAGGGCGGGTGTCAGGAGTTGCATCATAACGTTGTCGTCCGGCATATCGGTATCCTCCCAGCTGCCTTGGAAGCCGATATTACCAGGTTTGGGATGCCAGAGGATATCGTTGGCGTCCTGGAAGTCAAGTTCCGGATAATGTGAATCTGTCAGCGAGTCCATGATAGGCGGGAGCGTGGTGCTCATATAGTTGCTGATAGCGGAATCCAGGCGGGCGGCCATGGTATCGCCGATGCCAGCCACCATTTCAGAAATGATATCCTGGAAAGCTTCGTGCCTGGCCTGGAAATTAACCTGTACCAACAGCGGGTGCATGCCCGGCGTAGGAATAATAGTTGGTTCGAGTAACAGCTGGTTATCGATAAACAACGCATGGCGGCCATTATTGGAAAATGCCTGCACATGATAATGCTGGGATAACAACTGTTCCTTAAAGCTGTTGAACAGGTACTCTTCCGGTGTGACATCGTGCGCAGGCGCGGGTGTTGGTTCTTGTTCAGGCGCTGCGTCTTTCTTCTTTAAAAAATCAAAAAATCCCATAACATTTGGATTATATATGGAGGGAAGGTAATACAATTACGTATATATGCAGAAAACGCTGCCTACCGGCAGCGTATTTCTGGTTTAAACTATAAAGGACAGCGTTTAGAGTCGATGTTTATCTGCATAAATTTCCCCTGCGGGTAATGATACCAGCCATCGCGTTCACGATCTATCTATGCACGGAATAAATAAAATAGCGGTTTTCTATCAGGTCGAAAATTCCTTTGTTGTCAGCATGGTTTACCGGCACTAAAATCCTGCCGGCCGTTTCTGTGAATAATTGATGAGTCGAACATAGGTTTACCACCTGGTAATAGCTCTCAGACTTGTCTTGAAATCCGGGACAAAGATATATAGGCAATCTGGAATAAGATATATTTTAAACATATATATTAAATTATAACTAATTAAATATAATTATCTGTAAAATATTAAAAAACAATATTTTGTAATTTTCATGCAGATTAATATGGATGAGTCTGATAAATAATATTTAACAGGCACCGCAAAATTTAGATGACAAGAAGGGTAGGACAGCTGATTTAATGTAATCTTGTAGCAGCAGATATTTTTAACCCAAACAACCCGTGAAGATGGATCATTACAGCAAATGGTTTAGTGTAAATAAACAATTGTGGAATAATAAAACGGAGGTACATCTCCGTTCGGAATTTTACGCAGTAGCAGGATTTAAAGCGGGCAAATCTTCCCTGAACCAGGTAGAGCTGACGGAAGTGGGCGAAGTGGCCGGCAAGCAGCTGTTGCACCTGCAATGTCATTTTGGAATGGATACGATCTCCTGGGCAAAGCAGGGAGCTGTGGTAACCGGACTGGATCTGTCGGACAAGGCCATTGATACAGCAACAGCGCTGGCAGCGGAATTGCAGGTACCAGCAACATTTGTATGTGCCAATGTATACGACACCGTACAGGTAATTCCGGGAGTGTTTGACATCGTGTATACTTCCTATGGCACCATCGGCTGGCTGCCGGACCTGGACATATGGGCAAATGCCATTGCCACAAAACTAAAGCCGGGCGGCTTCTTTTACATGGTCGATTTCCATCCCATTGTCTGGATGTTTGATGACCAGTTTACGAAAATCCAGTATTCTTATTTTAACCATGCACCGATTGTGGAAACGACGAACGGCACCTATGCAGACAGGCAGGCAGATCTGCACGATACGGCCTATGGCTGGAACCACCCTACCAGCGAGGTATTGAATGCATTGAAGAGAGCCGGCCTGACACTGGATTTTTTCAATGAACATGCCAGCTCTCCCTATAATTGTTTTGCGAATACAGTGGAAGTAACACCGGGCGAATTCCAGATCAAAGGCCTGGAAGACAAGATCCCGATGCTGTTCTCCCTGAAATGTACCAAATAACGTACAAGGCTATACTATTTTACCTGGTACTGAAACGGTGATGCCGGTAAACCTGCGCCATTGCTCAATGTAGTGGCAGCAGGCGTGTCGGCCCAGGCATAGCGTACAGTCGTTGGCGTTGTAATGGCATCATTCCAGACAATTACCTGGTTGCCTTTCAGCGTAGCCTTCGCCCATACATAATGATTATCTGCTCCCGCAATGGCAAACTGTCCGGGACGTGTCGCATCAAATTTTAACCCCTGATCGGTATGGTTGAAAGTAAGTACCAGCTGATTTCCTTTTCGTATTGCCTGCTGTAATACAGGCCCCTGGCAGATGACGTCCTTCTCTCCGTACGCAGTATGCATGGCGCATAGGGCCAGCCGTTTGCCTACATCTGCTTTGTTGAGCGGATGTATATCGTTCCATTCGCCGATATCAATAGTAACGGCCATGCCTGTTGCCGGAAGCGCCTGCGTCTGTGCCTGTACGGCGCGGAGGGCTGCCCAGTTGCTTTCTGCCGGCTGCTCACGGGTTTCCATGTAGCTGGCCAGCTGCACAAAAAAGAAAGGCAGCACCTTGTCCGGCGACTGGTTTTTCCAGTTATCACGCCAGCTGTTGATCAGGGCGGGGAATATTTTCGTATAGGCGGCAGGGTTGCCGGTATTGGCTTCACCCTGGTACCAGATAACGCCTTTCAGCGAAAGGTTTTTCAGCGGCGCAATCATACCGTTGTTGAGTCCCAGCGGTGGCAGCCAGTACGACACAGTAGGCGGAATGGCGGCAGATGTACAACCTATATTGTAACGCCAGTCGCCACGGAGGTCTATGGTATCCCTGCTGTTGAACAGCTGGTACCTTTTGTCTTTATAAAATCCCCCAGCACCGCTGTAATTAATAACGCGAACGACTATACTGTTTTTGCCTTCCTTCAGCATACCTGCAGGGATAGGGTATTTGCGGGGCGGGTACTGATAGCCGGTAGTGCCGGCGAAGCGGCCGTTGACAAATACCGAATCGCGGTCTATCATATTGCCCAGCCAGAGTTGTGCCGGCTGGGAGGCAAAATCCTTGCTGAGTACCACTTCTTTCTGGAACCATACGGCACCCTGACTGTCGGTGATGCCTTGTTCTTTCCAGAGGGCAGGCACTTTAAAGGTTTTCCAGGTGCTGTAGTCGGATGTGGTATCATACCATTTCACCGGGCCCTGGAGGCCGGCGTCCGACTGCCACAGGTGTGTATACCAGACATCGTTTACATAAATATCACGGGCTTTCAGACTATCCACATAATTCTTTTGCTGGAACTGTTTTGCCGTTGCCAGCAGGTCAGGAAACTGTTGCAGGGTGTGCTCATCCAGCCAGGCTTCGGCAGTGCTGCCGCCGGTAGCGCATTTGATGATACCGATAGGAATGTGGTAGCGTTGGTACAGCTGTTCTGCGAAGAAGTAGCCTACGGCAGAGAAACCGTAGATGCTTTGCGGCGTTACAGCAGCCCAGTTGCCGGTTTTATAGTCTTCCTGCGGCCCTTCCCAGGTGATGGTAGTACTTACGTTAAACTGCCGGATTTCCGGGTTGCTGGCAGTTTTGATGATAGCGGGGTATTTGTCTTTCAGACGCTCCATGGAAAGTTCCATGTTGGATTGTCCGGAGCAGAGCCATACATCGCCGATCAGGATGTTGCTGATGGTAATAGCATTGTTACCGGTAATGGTCATATTGAAAGGGCCGCCTGCATTCATCGGTGGCAGCATTACTTTCCATTTCCCATCTTTACCGGTAACAGTGTTGTAATGATGTTGTACGAAGTCCACCTGTACCTTTTCTCCGGGAGCAGCCCAGCCCCAGATTTGTAAGCGGACATTTCGTTGCAGCACCATGTTGTCGGAGATAAGCCTTGGCAGCTTTACTTCCGCTACGCTGCGGAAACAGAGCAGGCAACAGGAGAGGAGGAACAGGGAGATCGTTTTCATAACGTGGTAAATTTAAAATCCAATGGAATTGCCTCCGTCTACGGGGAGTATTACGCCGGTAATATATTTTGCCGCATCGGAGCAGAGAAAGAGCGCTGCGTCGCCAATGTCGGATGGTTGTCCAAGGTGTCCCATGGGCGTACGTCCCAGGGCTTTATTCTTACGTTCAGGGTCGGAGTCCAGCGCTACTGCCGTCATGGCGGTGGCGATGAACCCTGGAGCGATGGCATTAATTCGTATACCCTTTGGCGATAGTTCTACCGCCATTGCCCTTGTGATGCCGTCGATCGCTGCTTTGCTGGCGCTGTAGCTGATTACACGGGGCATGCCGTATTGTGCAGCCATGGAGCTGATATTGATAATACTGCCTTTCCCCTGTGGGATCATATGTTTTACCACCGCCCTGGAGAGCGAGAAAACCGCTGTCAGATTGGTATTGATGACTTGCTGGAAATCTTCGTCTGTGGTTTCCGTAAAATCTTTTTTCATGTTGATGCCTGCATTATTAACCAGGATATCTATCTGCCCGAAATCCCTGATAATATTGTCTACCAGTGATGGCAGGCTGGCGAGGTCGCTTACATCGTGGTTAATCGGGTGGCATCGTTCGCCGAGTAGTTGTTTTGCATCCGACAATTTCTTTTCATTCCGGCCGATGACAATCGTTTCGATCCCGTTGTCAACAAATTTCTGCGCGATCGCCAGTCCAATACCGGAGCCGCCTCCGGTTACAATTGCCACGCGCTTGTTGTTATCGTACATGTAGTCCAGATTTTAATAGTTTCAGTTTCCCGGAGCATACGGGAATCGTAGTTGTTGATAATATTCCAGTGGATGCGCCGGCATAGGATATGGTGCCGGTATAGGCAGTTTAGCGATGGATGAGAAATAGGAAAGACATGCATCCCGCCACCAGATGGCATCCTGGTGTTGTATGCCGAGGAGCATGGTTACCTGCTGGTATCTTTCCGGATCGATAAACGGTGCTATATTTTTCCATTGTTGCTGCATTTGTGTTACGCCGTTTACCCCTGCGTTGTACTGGTAGCAAAGCTCATTCCAGAGTGTTCGGCCGGAAGGCATCTTATGCTGCCAGCTCACGTGGTGGAACCACAGCAGGAAGCGGGGATCGCAGGAGGAACTGTCGGCATACTGCTGACGCAATCCCGGCTGGTATTGAGCGAGGGCGTTGGAGCCGGTAGCCGTACGGTCGAAGCCTATACCGAAGTTGTCCGCTTTGTGATAGTAGACCGGGTCCCAGTCGGGGCGTGGCGCGTGGTTACTCCACGGTGCCGGGCCGTAGTGGTGGCCGTTGCCCATGATATGATGGAGTCCTAATGGTGTCATGTATTGGACCATCGTTTCCCTGGAAGCCAGCATCATGGTGTCGATGGTGTTGATCACCTTTGGATTGCAGCCGAAGGTCTGGCGTATCCATTCTTTCGCGATGGTATCGGAAGACAGCTGCGGGTTCCAGGCGAGGCGTCCGAGGGCGTACCAGTTGGCTTGTCCGAACGGGTGGTTGGTCCAGTTGCGTTCATTGCCGATGTTGGCCACACCGGTGATGCCGGTGAGTGTATGCTGATTCAGGTCTCCATCTACGATACTGGCGACAGTGCTGTTTTTACCGTTGGCGTAGGTATCTGTTTCCAGTACTTCTTTAAATAACGGCGCCTCATATACGAGATGTGTGCCTTGTCCGAGGTATTCCTGTGTGAGCTGGAATTCCAGGAGCAGCGGTGTTTTAGGCATGGCTGCCAGCAGGGGAGAGATAGGCTCCCTTGGCTGAAAGTCGATCGGTCCGTTTTTTACCTGCACGAGTACGTTGGAATGGAACTTCCCGTCCAACGGGGTAAACTCCTCATAGGCCTGTTTAAACCTGTCGGTCGCTTCCGGGTTGTACACAAAAGCCCTCCACATGACGATACCGCCATAGGGGGCGAGTGCATCGGCGAGGAGGTTGGCGCCGTCGGCGTGTGAGCGGCCGTAGGATTGCGGGCCTGGTTGTCCTTCGCTGTTGGCTTTTACAAGAAATCCGCCGAAGTCGGGGATGATGCTATAAATTTCTTTGGCTTTTTCCTGCCACCAGGTGCGTACGGAGTCGTTTAGCGGGTCGGCGGTGTGGAGGTTGCCTATTTCAATAGGTGCGCTGAACCGTGCACTGAGGTATACCCTGATACCGT
Protein-coding sequences here:
- the ppk2 gene encoding polyphosphate kinase 2, yielding MKQEKKLLKLYIELVKLQKEIIASQLKLLVILEGRDAAGKDGTIKAITLHLSPRETKVVALSKPSDRECREWYYQRYTSHLPASGEFVLFNRSWYNRAGVEKVMGFCTDKEYISFFTEVELFEKMLTDAGVIIFKYYLDISKKEQRKRMEDRKENPLKQWKVSPIDEVALKRWHAYSKARDRMLLQTNFRHSPWYVVNADDKEAAHIALISHLLKQLSYTGKNKKLLSEDDDLVYAATADAVQQRLFR
- a CDS encoding DUF493 family protein, with the protein product MTIDENLNANLNEDPYQNLRSLLQQSLTFPTTYVFKFIVKAEEDKEAALKAVFAHKKNTITTTDSSGGKYKSFTVNAHVQNEEEIIEYYKEVSKIESVIML
- a CDS encoding carboxypeptidase-like regulatory domain-containing protein → MVRTASIAILFVFFCLVAKAQQVQISGTVYERTARIGLSGVSVRTTNSGVGAVTDSNGHYTIKLPVTDSLYFSYQGKATQKFAVNEINPYRAFDAKLHVDIQTLPTFEIITRPKTYKFDSIENRREYRKYFDFSPEWLTSGNGGAGVNLDALFSIGKIKRAQNFRKLLLRDEQEKYVDYRWTKSLVGRITGMQDPALDGFMREYRPTYLMLMSFENEYDYLRYIKEMGDYYADWWNKNHFDQPARKQ
- a CDS encoding NAD(P)H-dependent oxidoreductase, coding for MKKIFIINGGQSFGHSGGQFNHTVSRETAAFFQDQPGYEVQLTDVSSAYDPDEEVKKYLWADVIIYHFPVWWFSLPHDLKKYIDVVFTAGHDKGLYTSDGRSSRNPDINYGTGGTLKGRQYMFTSSWNAPAAAFTLPGEFFQERSVDDGVLFGFHRMNAFLGLSPLETFHFHDVEKNADVPRDMKLYKAHLQAVFATEAVATA
- a CDS encoding putative quinol monooxygenase — translated: MKIYLTAIIKSKPEFREEVLAQLQEMVVSTRKEAACLQYDLHQGITDENLFVFYEIWQDEAGLALHNEQPYIKAFGAMAADKLAATPEILLTKLL
- a CDS encoding GrpB family protein; this translates as MQQKITVVPYQPEWPLQFAALAAVYRQALGPHILAVEHVGSTAVPGLPAKPILDIDLVIETEAQLPFVNAALEKLGYQFRGDLGIKNRYAYGRSSDNIPHTPEGRQWPAHHLYCCIKGAASLQNHLLLRDTLRNNQELKEEYARIKERLAATVNDDIDAYVEGKSDFIAKVLLQGGFHDDDISDIREQNRKK
- a CDS encoding protein phosphatase 2C domain-containing protein, translated to MKIFHTQKIGQYHTNFCEDALITAPIGTSHYLFAVTDGCSMGTDSHMIATIITKHLRAIAAGGPVSALAGNSSVQELLKEIVSQLFSRLQQTQSLLQLQPDELMATILLAVLDIPKATAAFICIGDGVIAADGQVYEYDQDNKPDYLGYHLHKTFDTWFAAQKQQLTLTGIRDFAISTDGVYSFSKYDNRLYEETGDALHYLLHDTSGAGSAHMLNGKVIEIEREWGLLPGDDIAIVRVMLNGIGF
- a CDS encoding Hsp20/alpha crystallin family protein is translated as MNALEKKNRAVSYDPWRDFFSWESFIPSERGGRNLPAVNISEDEKNYAVDVIAPGFKKEDFKVNVDNDVITISAEARHESEDKDDKKHYSRREYSYSSFTRSFRLPENTKDDSITASYTDGVLKLSIPKSKEQVKASKQIAIS
- a CDS encoding DUF6348 family protein, giving the protein MGFFDFLKKKDAAPEQEPTPAPAHDVTPEEYLFNSFKEQLLSQHYHVQAFSNNGRHALFIDNQLLLEPTIIPTPGMHPLLVQVNFQARHEAFQDIISEMVAGIGDTMAARLDSAISNYMSTTLPPIMDSLTDSHYPELDFQDANDILWHPKPGNIGFQGSWEDTDMPDDNVMMQLLTPALSAIIPDQQFNWIKIYYGIQGSEITGSDCLLNNEPWPEGDAILKDFVLQWATPDHFKGIKHFIMLRRCDGTH
- a CDS encoding bifunctional 2-polyprenyl-6-hydroxyphenol methylase/3-demethylubiquinol 3-O-methyltransferase UbiG — encoded protein: MDHYSKWFSVNKQLWNNKTEVHLRSEFYAVAGFKAGKSSLNQVELTEVGEVAGKQLLHLQCHFGMDTISWAKQGAVVTGLDLSDKAIDTATALAAELQVPATFVCANVYDTVQVIPGVFDIVYTSYGTIGWLPDLDIWANAIATKLKPGGFFYMVDFHPIVWMFDDQFTKIQYSYFNHAPIVETTNGTYADRQADLHDTAYGWNHPTSEVLNALKRAGLTLDFFNEHASSPYNCFANTVEVTPGEFQIKGLEDKIPMLFSLKCTK